The Burkholderia mallei ATCC 23344 genome has a window encoding:
- a CDS encoding entericidin A/B family lipoprotein → MSVNASVFRRIAAAFALAGCVLGLAGCNTVAGVGEDLNAAGRAIKRAAD, encoded by the coding sequence GTGAGCGTGAACGCATCGGTTTTCCGGCGCATCGCCGCCGCGTTCGCGCTGGCGGGCTGCGTGCTCGGCTTGGCCGGCTGCAACACGGTCGCCGGCGTGGGCGAGGACCTCAACGCCGCCGGCCGCGCGATCAAGCGCGCGGCGGACTGA